TCCAGCGCCTGCTCGATAGTCGAAATATCGGCCTTGGCCTTTTCGATGCGCGCAGTGTCGGTCGCGGGGATGACGTTGATCGCGACGATCGTCGCCAGCAGACCGATGATGACGATGACGACCATCAGTTCGACCAGTGTGAAGCCGTGTTCGGCGGAACGCCTCACGGGCGTGAAGCCCCGCTCATTGGCACTTGAGCGCGTCCCCGCGAAAGCGGGGACCCAGGGTTCCGGACACTGCGCTTCGGACTCTGGACTCCTGCTTTCGCAGGAGCACGGGTCAGCCTCATTGTGACGAAATACAAAACGCATATTCACTCCTTCAAGCCCCGGTGAGGCTTTGCAGTTGCAGGATCGGCAACAGGATGGACAGGATGATAACGGCGACAATGCCGCCCATCAGTATGATGATGATCGGCTCCAACATCGCCAGCGCCGCCGAGGTGAAGCTATCGAACTCGCGCTCCAGATACTCCGCAGCGCGCTCCAGCATCGTGTCGAGCCGCCCCGCGCTCTCCCCGCTCGCCGCCAGATAGACCAGCAGCGGCGGAAACACGCCCGCCCTGCGCAGTGCGGCCGACAGGCTGCCGCCGCCCCGGATCGCCTCGACAATCTCGTCAGATGCCTTGCGCAGCACCCGGTTGTGGACAGTGTTGGCGGTCAGCGAAAGACCCTCCATCAGGGGCAGACGGCTCGCCACCATGGTCGACAGGGTGCGCGCCATGCGCGCGGCGTGCAAATCACGGATCAATCTGCCGAATATAGGCAAACCCAATAACATGGCGTCGAAGCGATACCGGAAAGTCTCGATCTTCAACGCGCGCCACAAGCCCACGCCCGCCAGCACGATCAGGATCAACAGCAGCCACCAATAGCCCGCAAGAAAAGCGGAGATCGCCATCACCATCCGGGTCAGGAACGGCAATTCCTGCCCGACCGTATCGAACTGCTCGACCACCTTGGGCACGACGAAAATCATCAGCGCCGCGACCACGAACACGGCAAAGGTCGCCAGCACGGTGGGATAGGCAATCGCGGTCAGCACCTTGGACCGCATCACCGCCTGCCGCTCCATCAGGTCAGACAGGCGTTCCATGATCGTGGGCAGGCTGCCCGAACTTTCGCCGGCTGATATCATCGCGCGGTAGAGCGGCGGGAAACTCTTCGGCTCCGCGCCCAGCGCATCGGCCAGCCGCCGCCCTTCCAGCACGCCCGAATGCACCTTGCCCACGATCGTGCGAACATGATCCTGCTCGCTCTGTCGGCCAATCGTCCGCAGCGATTCCTCCAGCGGACTGACCTGGGTCAGTGTCGCCAGTTGTCGGGTGAAGAGCGTCAGTTCCTTGGCCGACAGGCGCGGGCTTCGCAGTGACAGGCCTGCCCGCTTGCGCGTAGCCACGACCGCGCCAGGCTCCAGCCGCACGATGAACAGTTTGCGCGCGTCGAGCTTTGCCCGCGCATCGTCGACCGTTTCCGCCTTGATCTTCCCAAGACGCTCCTTCCCCGTCGGGTCGATCGCCACATAGTCGAAATCAGCCATCGACGATGGTTTCCACCTCGGTTGAATCGCGCCGCGACACGCGGATCGCCTCCTCCGCCGTGGTCTGCCCGTCGCGCACCAGCGCCCGCGCCGCCGACCCCAGATTGGGGGCGTTCAGGAAGGCATGACGCGCGATCAGCGATTCATCGCCACCGTCATTGATGAGCCGGCGGATGGTGTCGTCCACCCGGATCGCCTCGAACACGCCGATCCGCCCCTTATACCCGCTACCGCTGCATTCCTCGCAACCGTGCGCCCTGTAGATGATCGTGCCGGGATCGAAGCCGAGCAGCGCACTCGCCGATTTGTCCGCCTGCACCGGCTCGCGACAATGCTGGCACAGGCGGCGCACCAGTCGCTGAGCGATCACGGCGCGCAGGGTAGAGGCGAGCAGGAACGGCTCGACCCGCATGTCGCGCATCCGGGTAATCGCGCCGACCGCGTCATTGGTGTGGACGGTCGAAAGCACCAGATGCCCGGTCAGCGACGCCTGCACCGCGATTTCCGCCGTCTCCCGATCGCGAATTTCACCGACCATCACCACGTCGGGGTCCTGGCGCAGGATGGCGCGCAGCCCCGCGGCGAAGGTCAGGCCGACCTTGGCATTGACCTGCGTCTGGCCGACGCCCTCGATCGCATATTCGACCGGATCTTCCACGGTCAGGATATTGCGGCTGCCGTCGTTCAGGGTGCGGAGGCCCGCATAGAGCGTGGTCGTCTTGCCCGAACCGGTCGGCCCGGTGACGAGAATGATGCCATTGGGTTCGCTCAACCCTTCGCGGAATATCCGGTCCGGCGCGCCGGTCATGCCCAGCAGGTCGAGCGTGATGCCCGCATTCTCCTTGTCGAGAATGCGCAGCACGACCCGCTCGCCCGCCCGGCTCGGCAGGGTCGATACGCGCACGTCGAGCAGCTTGCCGCCCAGGGTCAGGCCGATACGCCCGTCCTGCGGCACGCGCCGCTCCGCAATGTCGAGCCGCGCCATCACCTTGATCCGGCTGACCACCACCGGTGCGACATGCGGCGGCATCCGCAGCGTCTCGCGCAGCACGCCGTCGACGCGCATCCGTACGATCAGGCCCGTTTCATAGGGTTCGATATGGATGTCCGACACGCCCTGCCGCGCGGCCTCGGCGATGATCCCGTTGATAAGGCGGATGGCCGGCGCGTCGTCGGCGCTGTCGAGCAGGTCGTCGGCGGTCGGAATATCGGCGGCCAACATGTCCAGTTCGTCCGCGCCAACCTCCAGCGATCCCGCCATGGCCGCCGCGCTGCCCTCCATCGCATAATGATCGGACAGATGCCGGTCGAACTGTGCCGGCTCCACGAAGCGCACATCGAAACTGCGCGCCAGATGCCGGCGGACCTCCAACAGCACGCGCGGGTCACTTCCCTCGCGCACCGCGATCGTCAACCGCTCGCCTTCCAGCGGCAGCAATACGACACCATGCCTGCGCGCGAACGTGTAGGGAATGTCGATGGGACGCGGCGTGATGGCTGGGGAAATGACTTCGTCCTGGACGGGGTCGCTCATTTCCTTTCTCCGCTGGCGGGAATTTCAACGGGTCGCACCACGCCGCTCGACTTGCGGACGGTCGGCTCGATAATCTGTATCGGCTCGGCCGAAGCCTGCGGCTGTACCACCGCATCGCCGGGCTGGGGCGACGTGATCGGCGGGGTCGCGCCCATATAGTCGCGAACCAGTTCGTCGATCGTCGGCTCGCTGTCGGGGCTGCGTTGCAACTGCATCCCGCGCACATAGCCGTAGCGCTGCTGGGTCAGCCGCTGCGCATCCTCCTTCGACCGCAGGATGGTCGGACGGATGAAGACCATCAAATTGGTCTTGGTCCGGCTCTTGCTGCGCGACTTGAACAGTTCGCCGATGCCGGGGATATCGCTCAGCAGCGGGATGCGTTCGATCGTCTTGCGTTCATTATCGTCCAGCAGGCCACCGAGCGCGAGGATTTCGCCATCATCCACCGTGACCGTAGTCTCGATCTCGCGCTTGTTGATGATGAGGTCGCTGCTCGAATTGCTGACCGGTCCGGCCACGCTCGACACTTCCTGCTTCAAGAACAGCTTGATCGCGCCGCCGGTGTTGATCTGCGGCTTCACCTCCAGCTTGATGCCGACATCCTGCCGCTGCACGGTGCGGAACTGGTTGTCGAAATTCTGGCTCAGCGCCTCGCCGGTCGTTACCGGCACCTGTTGGCCGACCAGGATCGACGCCTTCTGATTGTCCAGCGTCATCACCGACGGCGTGGACAGCAGATTGCTTTCCGTATCGGATTTCACCGCATTGATGATCGCGCCGAAAATGCCGTTCCTGCCGATCTGGGTGCCAAGGCCCCCGATAATGCCGGTGGCGCTGGTCAGGCTGTCCACCGCCGCCTGCGTCAGGCTGTTGGACAGGTCGCTGTTCGTTTGCGTCTCGGTCGTGGTCCTCGTGCCGTCGGCCGCCACCACCGTCGTCGTGGTCGTGCCCAACTGGGTCGCGCCATAAGCCCCCGCGATCGTCAGCAGACTGGGGGAGGCGTTGGAATAGTTGGTCGCGGCAAAGCCTGTCGATGTGCTGCCCACCAGGAACTGCACGCCCAGCTTCTTGGCCGCCGCGTCGCTGATCTCCACGATGATCGCTTCCACCAGCACCTGTTCGCGGCGCGTATCGATCTGGCGGATGGTCTCGCCCAGCATCCGCTGTACGTCGCTGTTGGCCGCGACGATGAT
This genomic stretch from Sphingobium sp. BYY-5 harbors:
- the gspG gene encoding type II secretion system major pseudopilin GspG, with translation MRFVFRHNEADPCSCESRSPESEAQCPEPWVPAFAGTRSSANERGFTPVRRSAEHGFTLVELMVVIVIIGLLATIVAINVIPATDTARIEKAKADISTIEQALEQYRLDNLTYPAASDGLQALLNPPASLAQPQRYRRGGYIKKLPQDPWGRAYIYTVPGRRGAFDISSLGADGQPGGENENADIYSSEL
- the gspF gene encoding type II secretion system inner membrane protein GspF, whose amino-acid sequence is MADFDYVAIDPTGKERLGKIKAETVDDARAKLDARKLFIVRLEPGAVVATRKRAGLSLRSPRLSAKELTLFTRQLATLTQVSPLEESLRTIGRQSEQDHVRTIVGKVHSGVLEGRRLADALGAEPKSFPPLYRAMISAGESSGSLPTIMERLSDLMERQAVMRSKVLTAIAYPTVLATFAVFVVAALMIFVVPKVVEQFDTVGQELPFLTRMVMAISAFLAGYWWLLLILIVLAGVGLWRALKIETFRYRFDAMLLGLPIFGRLIRDLHAARMARTLSTMVASRLPLMEGLSLTANTVHNRVLRKASDEIVEAIRGGGSLSAALRRAGVFPPLLVYLAASGESAGRLDTMLERAAEYLEREFDSFTSAALAMLEPIIIILMGGIVAVIILSILLPILQLQSLTGA
- the gspE gene encoding type II secretion system ATPase GspE, which codes for MSDPVQDEVISPAITPRPIDIPYTFARRHGVVLLPLEGERLTIAVREGSDPRVLLEVRRHLARSFDVRFVEPAQFDRHLSDHYAMEGSAAAMAGSLEVGADELDMLAADIPTADDLLDSADDAPAIRLINGIIAEAARQGVSDIHIEPYETGLIVRMRVDGVLRETLRMPPHVAPVVVSRIKVMARLDIAERRVPQDGRIGLTLGGKLLDVRVSTLPSRAGERVVLRILDKENAGITLDLLGMTGAPDRIFREGLSEPNGIILVTGPTGSGKTTTLYAGLRTLNDGSRNILTVEDPVEYAIEGVGQTQVNAKVGLTFAAGLRAILRQDPDVVMVGEIRDRETAEIAVQASLTGHLVLSTVHTNDAVGAITRMRDMRVEPFLLASTLRAVIAQRLVRRLCQHCREPVQADKSASALLGFDPGTIIYRAHGCEECSGSGYKGRIGVFEAIRVDDTIRRLINDGGDESLIARHAFLNAPNLGSAARALVRDGQTTAEEAIRVSRRDSTEVETIVDG
- the gspD gene encoding type II secretion system secretin GspD, whose protein sequence is MTRKLLLSAAMALVLAAPVVTPAQAQQTLNVRDADIRAFIQDAARVTGRTFIIDNRVQGKVSVVTDRPLSRSEYFEIFLSTLRANGLVAVPGPGGAYRIQPADGAAGQPSGVGRAANRNSFVTEVFRLRSIDAASALETLRPLVSKDGSVTANRAGNSVVVADYADNIARIRQVIARIDRDTSATQMVSLKNAGAREIATSLQALVASGGGGENAAPSAATVVPIDSSNSVAIRGEANTVARLANMARELDRQAASGTEIRVYWLEHADAEKLLPVLQQLVGQSTNEPVTASLPAAGGKSAAPASQAAVPVAAVSSSSSSSGGISTRGPAIVTRYEGANAIIVAANSDVQRMLGETIRQIDTRREQVLVEAIIVEISDAAAKKLGVQFLVGSTSTGFAATNYSNASPSLLTIAGAYGATQLGTTTTTVVAADGTRTTTETQTNSDLSNSLTQAAVDSLTSATGIIGGLGTQIGRNGIFGAIINAVKSDTESNLLSTPSVMTLDNQKASILVGQQVPVTTGEALSQNFDNQFRTVQRQDVGIKLEVKPQINTGGAIKLFLKQEVSSVAGPVSNSSSDLIINKREIETTVTVDDGEILALGGLLDDNERKTIERIPLLSDIPGIGELFKSRSKSRTKTNLMVFIRPTILRSKEDAQRLTQQRYGYVRGMQLQRSPDSEPTIDELVRDYMGATPPITSPQPGDAVVQPQASAEPIQIIEPTVRKSSGVVRPVEIPASGERK